The genomic region GGCCCAGGGCTCGGTCGTGGTGGGCCCCCGGCGCCCTGGCCTCCCGCTCGTCTTCCAGGCCGTGGTGTACGACTTCCAGCACTCTCCGCCGACCTGCGAAGAACACGTGTTTGCGGCCCTGCTCACCGCGCTCGAGGAGGCCCGCTCGCGGGGTGTGCGTTGCCTGGGCGTCCAACCGGTGGGCACCGCCCACGGGGGGCTGAGCGCGGAGCGCTTCCTGAACGTGCTCAGCCAGGTCTGCTACTCCGCGGCCGAGCTGGGGACGAGCCTGCGGCGGGTCTACGTCCTCCTGGCCTCCGCGGAGGAGCTGGGGCGGTACGAGACCCTGCTCGCCGAGGCCATGAGCGAACGCCGCCTGGCTCCCTGAGCCCCTCTCCTCAGACGATCAGCATCGCGTCGCCGTAGCTGTAGAAGCGGTAGCCCGCGCGGACGGCTTCCTCGTAAGCGGCGAGGACCCGTTCGCGGCCCCCGAGGGCGCAGACCAGGAGCAGGAGGGAGGAGCGGGGCAGGTGGAAGTTCGTGAGAAGGGCGTCCACCACCCGGAAGCGAAAGCCGGGAACGATCACGAGGCCGGTCTCGCCCTCGCCTTCACTGACCTCGCCTTCCTTTGCCGCCGTTTCCAGCGCGCGCACGGTGGTCGTGCCCACCGCCACCACACGCCCGCCCCGAGCCCGGGTGCGGCGGAGGGCGGCCGCGGTTTCCGCGGGGACCCGGTAGGGTTCGGTTTCCACACGGTGGTCCTCCACCTGGGCCACGTGCACGGGCCGGAAGGTGCCCGGCCCCACGTGGAGCACCACCTCCGCGCGCTCCACGCCGCGCGCCTCCAGCGCGGCCAGGAGCCCAGGCGTGAAATGGAGGCCCGCGGTGGGGGCGGCCACGCTGCCCGTCTCGCGGGCGTAGACCGTCTGGTAGCGCTCCCGGTCTTCGGGGCGGTCCGGCCGCCGGATGTAGGGGGGAAGGGGAGTGTGGCCCCGGCGCTCCAGGACCACGGCCGGATCGCCCGCACACTCCAACCGCACGCGGCGGCGCGCGGAATCGTCCCCCGTAGCCGACGACTCGATGCGGAGGGCGAGATCCTCGGCCACGATCACGCGCGTGCCCGCGCGCAGCCGGCGGCCCGGCCGCACCAGCGCCTCCCAGACGCCGTCGCCCAGGGGGCGGATCAGCAGCACCTCCGCCCGGCCCCCCCCCTCCCGCTGGCCGAGCAACCGCGCGGCGAAGACGCGGCTACGGTTGACGACGAGGAGATCACCCCGGGAGAGGAGCGCGGGCAGGTCGCGGACGACCCGGTGACCAACCTCCGCCCGCGCGCGGTCCAGGACCATGAGCCGGGAGGCGGCGCGGTCCGGCAGCGGCTCCTGGGCAATCGCGCCGGGAGGCAGAGCGTAATCGAAGGCGTCGATCCGCAAGGGTCAGAACAGCTGCTTCTGCCCGGGGGTGCCCTCTGGGGGCACGCGGCCGAAGTGCTCGTAGGCCCGGCGGGTGGCGATGCGCCCGCGGGGCGTGCGGTCGAGGAAGCCGATCTGCAGCAGGTAGGGTTCGTAGATGTCCTCGATGGCGTCCGCCTCCTCGCTGATGGCGGCGGCCAGGGCGCCCACTCCCACCGGCCCCCCCCCGAACTTGTCGATGATAGTGAGGAGCAGCTTGCGGTCCACCTCGTCGAAACCGTGGGCGTCGACCTCGAGGAGGCGTAGCGCGTCCTCCGCCACCGCGGCCGTGATGGCGCCGTCGGCCCGCACCTGGGCGAAGTCGCGCACCCGGCGCAGGAGGCGGTTGGCGATGCGGGGGGTGCCCCGGCTGCGGCGCGCGATCTCGCGCGCGCCTGCAGCCTCGATGGGCACGCCCAAGATGCGGGCGGAGCGGTTCACGATGAACTCGAGATCGGCCTCGCTGTAGAAATCAAGACGGTGGACGATGCCGAATCGGCTGCGGAGGGGAGCGGTGAGCAGCCCCGCCCGGGTGGTGGCGGCGATGAGGGTGAAAGGCTTGAGGGGGATCTTCATGGAGCGGGCGCCGGGGCCGGTGCCGATCATGAGGTCGAGGCGGTAGTCTTCGAGGGCGGGGTAGAGGATCTCCTCCACCTTGGCCTCCAGGCGGTGGACCTCGTCTACGAAGAGGATCTCGCGGGCGTCGAGGGCGGTGAGGAGGGCTGCCAGATCGCCCGCCCGCTCGATGATGGGGCCGGCGGTAGCCTTGATAGGAACCTTGAGCTCGGCCGCGATCACGTGGGCCAGGCTGGTCTTGCCTACTCCGGGGGGACCGAAGAGGAGCACGTGGTCCAGGGCGTCGCCGCGGTTGCGCGCGGCCTCGATGGCTACCCGGAGGTTGGCCACCACGGCGGGCTGACCCACGTACTCGTCGAGGTCCCGGGGGCGGAGCGACTGGTCGAAGCGAAGGTCGTCGTCGAGGGGGCGGGGGGAGACGAGGCGGGGGTCGGTCACGCTTCAGGCCTCTAGCGTCCCGAGAGTATCCGCAGGGCCCGCCGCAGCAGGTCCTCGAAGCGGGCGTCCCCGCCTTCGCGCAGGGTCTTGTCCACCCCCCGCTCGGCCTCTGGGCGGGAGTAGCCCAAGTGCAGGAGGGCGGAGACCAGGTCCTCCCTGGCGCCTCCCTCCGCGGGGGCCGGCTCCGTCGCGGGTAGTAGGCCAGCCACTTGATCCTTCAGCTCCACGACCAGGCGCTCGGCCGTCTTCTTTCCGACCCCCGGAATCCGGGTGAGGCGAGCAAGGTCGCTTCCGCGAAGGGCGGCCAGGAGCTCGGGAGCCTCGATGCCGGAGAGGATGTTGACCGCGAGCTTGGGCCCTACCCCCGCCACGGAGATCAGGCGCTCGAAGAGGGCTTGCTCGCCGGCGCTCAGGAAGCCGTAGAGGGCGAGGGTGTCCTCCCGGACATGGGTGTGGATGCGGAGACTCACCTCCGCGCCTTCCTCCCCGAGGCGGTAGAAGGTGGAGAGGGGAATGGCCACGCGGTAGCCCACGCCCACCACGTCCACCACCGCCTCCTGCGGTCCCTTCCGTAGGAGGCGTCCCCGGAGGTGGCCGATCAAGAGCGGAGTCCCGCTTTGCCCCCGTCGGGAGAGGGGGAGAAAGCGGCCGCGCCGAGCAGGCTCAGGTGGGCGTGGCAGAGCGCCACCGCCAAGGCGTCCGCGGCGTCGCCCGCCTCTCCCTCTCCAGGCAGCTCCAAGAGGCGGGCGACCATGAAGGCCACCTGGGTCTTCTCCGCCCGGCCGAACCCGGTGACTTGGACCTTCACGGTGGCGGGGGAGAAGGCATGCACGGCCAAGCCCGCCTCCGCTCCCGCCAGGAGCACGACGCCCCGGACGTGGCCGAGCACGAGGGCGGTGCGGGTGTTAGCGGAGTGGAAGACGTCCTCCACCGCGAGCACGGCCGGGCGGAGGCGGGAAATCAGCTCCGCGACCCCCGCGTGGATGAGGCGCAAACGGTCGGCCAGGTCCAGGCGGGGGGGGGCAGCGAGGACGCCCTTTTCCAGGAGACGGTGGCGTCGGCCGTCGGTGTCGATGGCTCCGTATCCAGTGCGGAGGGATCCGGGATCGACCCCGAGGATGATCATGCCCGGTGGCGTCTAGCCGGCGGCGGCAGCCGCCTCCATCTCCTTATCCGAGACGTCGAAGTTGGCCCAGACGTTCAGCACGTCGTCGTTGTCCTCGAGAGCCTCGATCATCTTCAGCATCTGCTGGGCCTTGGCACCCTCCAGCGTGATGCTGTTCTCCGCGTACTTCCCGAGCTGAGACTCCTCCGGCTCAAGCCCCGCTTTCTTGACTGCCTCCAGAACCGACTCGTAGGCGCCGGGGGAGGTGAAGACCTCCCAGGTCTCGCCCGCAGCCACGATGTCCTCGGCCCCCGCCTCCAAGGCCAGCTCCATCAGCTTCAGCTCGCTCACCTTGTCGTGCGCGATGGCGATGAACCCGCGGGGCTTAAAGAGGTAGGACACGCTTCCCGCCGTGGCCAGGTTACCCCCGTACTTGGTGAAGGCGTGTCGGATTTCGGAGACGGTCCGGTTCCGGTTGTCGGTCGTGCCCTCCACCAGGATGGCGACCCCCCCCGGTCCGTAGCCCTCGAGGGTGATCTCCTCGTAGGAGGTGCCTTCCAGCTCGCCTGTCCCCTTCTGGATCGCCCGCTTGATGTTGTCGGCGGGCATGTTGACGCTCTTCGCTTTGTCCACCGCGGTCCGGAGGCGCGGGTTCGAGCCCAGATCACCCCCGCCTATGCGCGCGGCGATCGACATCTCGCGGATGATCTTGGTGAAGACTTTCCCGCGCTTGGCGTCGAGCGCGCCCTTCTTGTGCTTGATGGAGGCCCACTTGGAATGTCCGGACATGCCACTCTCCTGCTCGCTTCTCTGGCCAGAGTCTAGCACCGAGAGCGGGGCCAGCGCACGCGCCTCCGCCCAAAAAACAGAAAGCCCCGGCGTGCACGCCGGGGCTCGATATGAAGGAAAAATCCCGGCAACGTCCTACTCTCCCACCAGGCTACCCTGACAGTACCATCGGCGCTGGAGGGCTTAACGGCCGTGTTCGGAATGGGAACGGGTGTGACCCCTCCGCCATGGTCACCGGGATGAACTTGTCAAACAAGACTCCCGAAGATCCTGACCGTCGTAGGCAACGATGCCCTTCACGGTTTCCGACAGTATAAACATTATGGTCAAGCCTCACGACCGATTAGTACCCGTAAGCTGAGAGCATTACTGCTCTTGCACACCGGGCCTATCAACCTTGTCGTCTGCAAGGGGTCTTTAGGCAGGTTACCCTGCGGGAGACATCATCTTGAGGTGGGCTTCACGCTTAGATGCTTTCAGCGTTTATCCCGACCGAA from Vicinamibacteria bacterium harbors:
- the queA gene encoding tRNA preQ1(34) S-adenosylmethionine ribosyltransferase-isomerase QueA, whose amino-acid sequence is MRIDAFDYALPPGAIAQEPLPDRAASRLMVLDRARAEVGHRVVRDLPALLSRGDLLVVNRSRVFAARLLGQREGGGRAEVLLIRPLGDGVWEALVRPGRRLRAGTRVIVAEDLALRIESSATGDDSARRRVRLECAGDPAVVLERRGHTPLPPYIRRPDRPEDRERYQTVYARETGSVAAPTAGLHFTPGLLAALEARGVERAEVVLHVGPGTFRPVHVAQVEDHRVETEPYRVPAETAAALRRTRARGGRVVAVGTTTVRALETAAKEGEVSEGEGETGLVIVPGFRFRVVDALLTNFHLPRSSLLLLVCALGGRERVLAAYEEAVRAGYRFYSYGDAMLIV
- the ruvB gene encoding Holliday junction branch migration DNA helicase RuvB; protein product: MTDPRLVSPRPLDDDLRFDQSLRPRDLDEYVGQPAVVANLRVAIEAARNRGDALDHVLLFGPPGVGKTSLAHVIAAELKVPIKATAGPIIERAGDLAALLTALDAREILFVDEVHRLEAKVEEILYPALEDYRLDLMIGTGPGARSMKIPLKPFTLIAATTRAGLLTAPLRSRFGIVHRLDFYSEADLEFIVNRSARILGVPIEAAGAREIARRSRGTPRIANRLLRRVRDFAQVRADGAITAAVAEDALRLLEVDAHGFDEVDRKLLLTIIDKFGGGPVGVGALAAAISEEADAIEDIYEPYLLQIGFLDRTPRGRIATRRAYEHFGRVPPEGTPGQKQLF
- the ruvA gene encoding Holliday junction branch migration protein RuvA; translated protein: MIGHLRGRLLRKGPQEAVVDVVGVGYRVAIPLSTFYRLGEEGAEVSLRIHTHVREDTLALYGFLSAGEQALFERLISVAGVGPKLAVNILSGIEAPELLAALRGSDLARLTRIPGVGKKTAERLVVELKDQVAGLLPATEPAPAEGGAREDLVSALLHLGYSRPEAERGVDKTLREGGDARFEDLLRRALRILSGR
- the ruvC gene encoding crossover junction endodeoxyribonuclease RuvC, with the translated sequence MIILGVDPGSLRTGYGAIDTDGRRHRLLEKGVLAAPPRLDLADRLRLIHAGVAELISRLRPAVLAVEDVFHSANTRTALVLGHVRGVVLLAGAEAGLAVHAFSPATVKVQVTGFGRAEKTQVAFMVARLLELPGEGEAGDAADALAVALCHAHLSLLGAAAFSPSPDGGKAGLRS
- a CDS encoding YebC/PmpR family DNA-binding transcriptional regulator, producing MSGHSKWASIKHKKGALDAKRGKVFTKIIREMSIAARIGGGDLGSNPRLRTAVDKAKSVNMPADNIKRAIQKGTGELEGTSYEEITLEGYGPGGVAILVEGTTDNRNRTVSEIRHAFTKYGGNLATAGSVSYLFKPRGFIAIAHDKVSELKLMELALEAGAEDIVAAGETWEVFTSPGAYESVLEAVKKAGLEPEESQLGKYAENSITLEGAKAQQMLKMIEALEDNDDVLNVWANFDVSDKEMEAAAAAG